The Chroicocephalus ridibundus chromosome 3, bChrRid1.1, whole genome shotgun sequence genome has a segment encoding these proteins:
- the MYCT1 gene encoding myc target protein 1 isoform X2, with translation MLWIETVLTLQSHGHQSFGITIAFTVSMVVGLVIGGIIWALFTCLSRRRASAHISQGSSSAFSRRSRPPSHGHTTGRTGFYRNSSCERRSNLSLASLTFQRQASLEQANSFPRKSSFRASTFHPFLQCPPFPVETNSQLITLTPTNTTTTLVGSTTNSLSRPEFHWSNNSLRICHSTQTPPPAYETIIKAFPDP, from the coding sequence ATAACAATAGCCTTCACAGTGTCCATGGTGGTTGGATTGGTGATTGGAGGGATCATCTGGGCATTGTTTACTTGCTTGTCCCGTCGCAGAGCTAGTGCCCACATTTCCCAGGGGAGTTCCTCAGCCTTCAGCCGTCGGTCCAGGCCCCCCTCCCATGGCCACACTACCGGCAGGACTGGATTTTACCGCAACAGCAGCTGCGAACGTCGAAGCAACCTCAGCCTGGCCAGCCTCACCTTCCAGCGGCAAGCCTCCTTAGAACAAGCCAACTCTTTCCCCAGAAAGTCAAGCTTCCGTGCTTCCACCTTCCACCCTTTCCTGCAGTGTCCTCCCTTCCCGGTAGAGACGAACAGTCAGCTGATCACCCTCACTCccacaaacaccaccacaacccTGGTGGGAAGCACCACCAACAGCTTAAGTCGACCTGAATTCCACTGGTCTAACAACAGCCTCCGCATCTGCCACTCCACACAAACACCCCCTCCCGCCTATGAAACCATCATTAAAGCTttcccagacccctga